From Acinetobacter sp. ASP199, the proteins below share one genomic window:
- a CDS encoding acetyl-CoA hydrolase/transferase family protein: MSLDRIRLASLHNKVMSAEQAAQFIEDGMTVGMSGFTRAGEAKAVPLALVQQAKANPLKITLITGASLGNDLDKQLTEAGVLARRLPFQVDSTLRKAINKGEVMFIDQHLSETVEQMRNQQLKKPDVAVIEAVAITEDGGIIPTTSVGNSASFAIFAEKVIVEINTNLSPAFEGLHDIYIPTYRPTRQAIPLTKVDERIGTHAINIDPAKIVGIVFNGEYHDSPSTVTAPDDETQSIANHLIAFFEKEVAAERLPKNLGPLQAGIGSIANAVLTGLKESNFEDLIMYSEVLQDCTFELIDAGKMKFASGSSITLSAKYGEKVFNNLEQYKDKLVLRPQEISNHPELVRRLGIIGINTALEFDIYGNVNSTHVCGSKMMNGIGGSGDFARNAHIAIFVTKSIAKGGDISSVVPMASHVDHTGHDVDVLVTEQGLADLRGLAPRERARAIIDNCVHPMYKDALNDYFDRACVRGGQTPHLLNEALSWHANFEETGSMLASAKEAKSA, translated from the coding sequence ATGTCTTTAGACCGTATCCGTTTAGCATCCCTACACAATAAGGTAATGAGCGCAGAACAGGCCGCTCAGTTCATCGAAGATGGCATGACTGTAGGTATGAGTGGCTTCACTCGTGCAGGTGAAGCAAAAGCGGTCCCACTGGCTCTGGTACAGCAGGCAAAAGCGAACCCATTAAAGATTACTCTAATTACTGGTGCTTCTCTAGGGAATGACCTGGACAAGCAATTAACAGAAGCTGGTGTATTGGCACGTCGTTTGCCATTCCAGGTGGACAGCACCCTGCGTAAAGCAATCAACAAGGGTGAAGTCATGTTCATCGATCAGCATTTGTCTGAAACTGTTGAACAGATGCGTAACCAGCAGCTGAAAAAACCAGATGTAGCAGTGATTGAAGCTGTTGCGATTACTGAAGACGGCGGCATTATTCCTACAACTTCAGTTGGTAACTCTGCAAGCTTTGCAATTTTTGCAGAAAAAGTGATTGTAGAAATCAATACCAACTTAAGCCCAGCTTTTGAAGGCTTACACGACATCTATATCCCGACTTATCGTCCAACACGTCAAGCGATTCCATTGACTAAAGTGGATGAGCGTATCGGTACACATGCCATCAACATCGATCCAGCGAAAATTGTTGGTATCGTATTTAATGGTGAATACCACGATTCTCCATCTACAGTAACAGCTCCGGATGATGAGACTCAATCTATTGCCAACCACCTGATTGCTTTCTTCGAAAAAGAAGTAGCAGCAGAACGTTTACCGAAAAACTTAGGCCCACTTCAGGCAGGTATCGGTTCGATTGCAAATGCCGTATTGACTGGTCTGAAAGAATCTAATTTTGAAGACCTGATCATGTACTCAGAAGTACTGCAAGACTGTACTTTTGAATTGATCGATGCAGGCAAAATGAAATTTGCTTCTGGTTCATCAATTACGCTTTCTGCGAAATATGGCGAGAAAGTATTTAATAATCTTGAGCAATACAAAGACAAACTTGTATTACGTCCACAAGAAATCTCTAACCATCCTGAACTGGTCCGTCGTTTAGGTATCATCGGTATCAACACTGCGCTTGAGTTTGATATCTACGGTAACGTGAACTCTACTCACGTATGTGGTAGCAAAATGATGAACGGTATTGGTGGTTCAGGTGACTTCGCACGTAATGCGCACATTGCGATCTTCGTAACCAAGTCAATTGCTAAAGGCGGCGACATCTCATCTGTCGTTCCAATGGCATCTCACGTTGACCATACTGGCCATGACGTAGACGTTCTTGTAACTGAACAAGGTCTAGCTGACCTTCGTGGTTTAGCACCGCGTGAGCGTGCTCGTGCCATCATCGACAACTGTGTACACCCAATGTACAAAGATGCATTAAATGACTACTTTGATCGTGCATGTGTACGCGGCGGTCAGACACCTCACCTTCTAAATGAAGCGTTAAGCTGGCATGCAAACTTTGAAGAAACTGGTTCGATGTTAGCCTCTGCAAAAGAAGCTAAATCTGCATAA
- a CDS encoding ATP-binding protein gives MKLDPIDPQEFTDFVRYSEKKRTRMERFLDKIKPRSAAMRTAVLVVFVVLFSLVMSIWFFWRTLYLPEIQQHARYLAVELEILNNPDLRMFHHDQEVDIDTYLKNRIGIEYITDPKQYPNIREKVIAEFFTSKIEEKLAKELRIDRATVYFQFKPSPQIWIQTPEMNGHWVREPLKTYANYSPELIFAWLLGTPLIAGIIILTLVRQLNRPLRRLQEAANSYSETGSAPYLDTNHGPLEIRQVNHAFNHMIYTLEQTERERRIMLAGISHDLRTPLTRIRLSAEMMPDEDFLKEGLIYDVEDMDAILNQFISFMRDGSDEEPQETNVNALLQELVTQFKPLDIRFTPQELPLIQARSMSLKRLIGNLINNSKRYGAEPVELSAQIEQDQLFIKVADHGEGIPEDQIEDLMQPFVRGNSARTVQGSGLGLAIVKRIVDIHAGELYIHNRPEGGLEAMISLPIHHAEPEQTAPPTTLDKIRQTITGHF, from the coding sequence GTGAAACTCGACCCCATCGACCCACAAGAATTTACCGATTTTGTCCGCTACTCAGAGAAAAAGCGTACCCGCATGGAACGTTTTCTCGACAAAATCAAACCACGTTCTGCTGCGATGCGAACCGCGGTACTTGTGGTCTTTGTGGTCCTGTTCAGCCTGGTTATGTCGATCTGGTTTTTCTGGCGAACGCTTTATTTGCCAGAAATTCAGCAACACGCGCGTTATCTTGCCGTAGAACTTGAGATTCTAAATAATCCAGACCTGCGCATGTTTCACCATGACCAGGAAGTCGATATTGATACCTATCTAAAAAACCGTATCGGGATTGAGTACATTACCGACCCTAAACAATATCCCAATATTCGTGAAAAGGTGATTGCCGAATTTTTTACCAGCAAAATTGAGGAAAAGCTGGCGAAAGAACTTCGCATAGATCGGGCAACAGTGTATTTCCAGTTTAAGCCTAGTCCACAGATCTGGATTCAAACGCCTGAAATGAATGGTCATTGGGTTCGTGAACCCTTAAAAACGTATGCCAATTACAGTCCTGAACTGATCTTTGCCTGGTTACTCGGTACGCCACTGATTGCGGGCATTATTATTTTGACTTTAGTCCGTCAGCTGAATCGTCCTCTTCGCCGCTTACAGGAAGCTGCAAACAGCTATAGCGAAACTGGTTCTGCACCCTACTTAGATACCAATCATGGTCCGCTTGAAATCCGTCAAGTGAACCATGCCTTTAATCATATGATTTATACCCTAGAACAGACCGAGCGTGAACGCCGGATTATGCTTGCGGGTATTTCCCATGATTTACGAACGCCTCTGACCCGCATCCGTCTGAGTGCCGAGATGATGCCAGATGAGGATTTCCTCAAAGAAGGTCTGATTTATGATGTCGAGGATATGGATGCCATCCTGAATCAGTTTATTTCCTTCATGCGGGATGGTTCCGATGAGGAGCCACAAGAAACCAATGTCAATGCGCTACTCCAGGAACTGGTTACCCAGTTTAAGCCTCTGGATATTCGTTTTACACCTCAGGAATTACCACTGATTCAAGCCCGTAGTATGTCGCTTAAACGATTGATTGGTAACTTGATCAATAACTCAAAACGCTATGGTGCAGAGCCAGTTGAACTCTCTGCCCAGATTGAACAGGATCAGTTATTCATTAAAGTTGCCGATCATGGTGAAGGCATTCCAGAGGATCAAATTGAAGATCTCATGCAGCCTTTTGTACGAGGTAATTCCGCTCGTACTGTTCAGGGTAGCGGCTTGGGACTCGCCATTGTAAAACGGATTGTCGATATTCATGCTGGTGAACTATACATTCATAATCGACCTGAAGGAGGATTGGAAGCCATGATTTCCCTACCAATTCATCATGCAGAACCGGAACAAACTGCACCCCCGACCACTCTAGACAAAATCCGACAAACTATTACGGGTCACTTTTAA